The Bacteroidota bacterium genomic interval AGCCGAAGGTCTCGCAGGTTTGATTAATATGTTCGCGGGCGGAGCATTTTCACGCGCTTCCATTTTCGCGCTGGGAATCATGCCTTACATCTCTGCGTCAATCGTTGTGCAGCTTTTAACAATGGCATTCCCCTACTTTCAGCGCATGCAGAAAGAAGGCGAAAGCGGAAGAAAAAGAATTAATCAGTACACGCGGTTTCTCACAGTAATAATCACCACCATGCAGGCGCCCGGATTTATTTCTTCGCAGTTGACAAGTTATGCGGGAGTTGTTGCCGACCCATCGAAGTTGTGGTGGATTACAACCGTAATTATTTTAGTTGCCGGAACAATTTTCGTAATGTGGCTCGGAGAAAGAATTACCGACCGCGGTTTAGGAAATGGAATTTCCCTTCTCATCATGATTGGAATTGTTGCCGACCTTCCCTTCGCATTTGTTTCTGAATTTGCTTCGCGCATGGAAGCAAAAGGCGGTGGATTGATTATGCTGCTGCTCGAATTAGTTTTCTTGCTCTTCATTATTATAGGTTCAATTCTTTTGGTACAAGGAACAAGAAAAATTCCTGTACAGTTCGCAAAAAAAATTGTGGGCAACCGTCAATACGGTGGAGTTCGCCAATACATTCCTCTCAAGGTAAATGCTGCCGGAGTTATGCCAATTATTTTCGCACAGGCAATTATGTTTATTCCGATTACGCTTGCGGGCTTCGCTTCTTCCGATAAGTTAAGCGGAATTATCGGCACGCTTTCTAATCATAACGGGTTTACTTATAATATGATTTTTGCTTTCCTGATTATTGTGTTCACTTATTTCTATACGGCAATCATGGTGAACCCAACGCAGATGGCAGACGATATGAAACGCAACGGAGGATTTATTCCCGGAGTGAAACCCGGAAAACAAACCGCAAACTTTATTGACGATGTGATGTCGAAAATAACTTTGCCCGGCTCACTCTTTCTTGCGCTGGTTGCAATCACTCCTGCCCTTGCAAGAAATTTTTTTGGAGTATCTGATTCCTTCGCGCGGTTTTTCGGAGGAACATCTTTGCTGATTCTTGTGGGAGTAATGTTGGATA includes:
- the secY gene encoding preprotein translocase subunit SecY, with protein sequence MKNLIQTIKNIFAIEDLRFRIFYTLGFILIYRLGSYVMLPGVNAQALHAKGQAEGLAGLINMFAGGAFSRASIFALGIMPYISASIVVQLLTMAFPYFQRMQKEGESGRKRINQYTRFLTVIITTMQAPGFISSQLTSYAGVVADPSKLWWITTVIILVAGTIFVMWLGERITDRGLGNGISLLIMIGIVADLPFAFVSEFASRMEAKGGGLIMLLLELVFLLFIIIGSILLVQGTRKIPVQFAKKIVGNRQYGGVRQYIPLKVNAAGVMPIIFAQAIMFIPITLAGFASSDKLSGIIGTLSNHNGFTYNMIFAFLIIVFTYFYTAIMVNPTQMADDMKRNGGFIPGVKPGKQTANFIDDVMSKITLPGSLFLALVAITPALARNFFGVSDSFARFFGGTSLLILVGVMLDTLQQIESHLLMRHYDGLMKSGRIKGRTSMSMATA